The Biomphalaria glabrata chromosome 13, xgBioGlab47.1, whole genome shotgun sequence sequence cagacaaagtgcagacagacaaagtgcagacagacaaagtgcaGACAGACGAAGTGCAGACAGATGGAATGCAGACAGATGGCATGCAGACAGATGAAGTGCAGACAGACGAAGTGCAGACAGACGAAGTGCAGACAGACTGAATGCAGACAGACGGAATGCAGACAGATGAAGTGCAGACAGACGAAgtgcagacagacaaagtgcaGACAGACGGAATGGAGACAGACGGAATGCAGACAGATGAAGTGCAGACAAACAAAgtgcagacagacaaagtgcaGACAGACGGAATGCAGACAGATGGAGTGCAGGCAGACGAAGTACAGAAAGACAAAGTGCAGACAGATGGAATGCAGACAGATGGAATGCAGACAGATGGAATGCAGACAGATGGAATGCAGACAGATGGAGTGCAGACAGATGAagtgcagacagacagagtgcagacagacagagtgagttaacctagtaaaaataaaagacgATCTCATAGCTAGATGTTATAAAATGTGCGTTTcctttctttaaaagaaaaatcaaaagaaaaatcaaAGTTGAAGGTCTTACCTCTTTGGCATTGTCAGCTACATGAATTTTAAAACCTCTTCTGGCACCACAGAACTGCCTTGCACATGCGTTGGATTCTGAAGAGATTCGTTGAAATAATGAGATGAGATAATTACATTGTAGGTTTTAACAAAACTACGGGTTTTAAAGTATGTGTGCCCAGACGctaaagtgtgtatgtgtgtgtgcggtgTCATATTTACACTTGAAAAGGCGCTTAGCAATATGAGATATGGTGCCCTTTTGAGGCCCTTTCAAAGTTCAGATATTATGTGTTAGAGCTAAATATTTCTCGGGGACCCTAAAGCTTGTGTTTCCCATAGGTAAGTCCggccctgtgtgtgtgtgttatggcTTAGTACCACTAGGGAAGAGACATGTCTAATGTCAATAAGAACATTTACTGAGGATACTTTGTTACATATAGAACCTTTAAAGTCATAACAGGGCACCAAGAATTgacggacagagagacagacagacagtgaagtGATATAcgcgttgtaaaaaaaaaaaagatttactttCGAACGCATAGTAACACTGTTGTCCTTGATTGTTGACTATCTTGTACTTGTTGTTGCACTCCCAGTTGAGCATGACTGAACATGGGGAAAACAGAAGCAAAAATTGATGACGTCAAATGTATCTGTTTAATACGTATCTGCATCACAGAAATTTAAGAATAATAACAGACAACTCTATATTTACGCAGTTCATTACTATTTAGAATCACGGTATAATATTAACAAGTATCTAGGATTGTAATTAAATATATCTACATAGTGACATATCTATGATGGCATATGGAAAGAAAAGCACATctacaaaagcattttttttaaagcatagcttatcaacacttcctttattttgtacacctgATATACCAAAacgcttgctatttatagttgttCCCAGTGGTGTAGCTCAGGTAGGAGGCAGAagggggaagaatttgaaaatcccccccccccgggatgtttttttacataaaataattaatattacgATAAATGcacccaaacgatggaaaaattcttagctacgcccCTTGTTTTTCCCGCTACGTAAGAAAATCTCCGACATAGTGAATTATGAGAACCTGCGACGACTTTATTTTCAGAAATACGTCATTATTCTGTtcacgattttttaaaaaaagatttaagatgtaggaattatttttagtgtttaatttcattactaTCAAAAGTGTTGATGAGAAAGctaatagatttagacttcAAAGCCCAAACATTCTAaagaagattttctttttatcaagCATGACTAGGTTAGTTTAAGTTGGTTAGCTCTGCGATACCTCCCGAAAAAAACAcagtaaaaaagaaacaaaatctaTTTAGATCTGATCTCTTACCTTCCAGCATATGTACTTCTTGTTTTATCAAGACCTGGTCCAGTTGGGTCAAGTATTCTAAACCTTTTGGACAGTTGGGGGCGGACTGTATCGCAGGCATCCACACCTCTGAAAATCAAATTCAAATTTCATTACCATAGGCGTAGCCAATCGTTACTTATCTAAACGAACTGTAGGATCACAGAAGTGTTTCAAATCAATTATTTCACGAACTGTATGATCCAGGCAGTAAGACAACTTGAAAGTGCAGTGATcagttgtagtcaaactgaatttccgtTGGATTGGACCaacaaaaattatcttatcttagaaaCTTAAACTATTGGCTAATAACTTTAGCTGAGATATGTGCAGTTGGCAAGATGTGTATTAACTTTTGCTGAGATATGTGCAGTTGGCAAGATGTTTATTAACTTTTGCTGAGATATGTGAAATTGGCTAGATGTGTATTAACTTTTGCTGAGATATGTAAAGTTGGCAAGATGTTTATTAACTTTTGCTAAGATATGTGCTGTTGGCAAGAGCTTTATTAACTTTTGCTGAGATATGTGCAGTTGGCAAGATGTGTATTAACTTTTGCTGAGATATGTGCAATGGGCAAGATGTTTGTTAACTTTTGCTGAAATATGTGAAGTTGGCAAGATCTTTATTAACTTTTGCTGAGATATGTGCAGTTGGCAAGATGTTTATTAACTTTTGCTGAGATATGTGAAGTTGGCAAGATGTGTATTAACTTTTGCTGAGATATGTAAAGTTGGCAAGATGTTTATTAACTTTTGCTGAAATATGTGAAGTTGGCAAGATCTTTATTAACTTTTGCTGAGATATGTGAAGTTGGCAAGATGTTTATTAACTTTAGCTGAGATATGTGAAGTTGGCAAGATGTTTATTAACTTTAGCTGAGATATGTGAAGTTGGCAAGATGTTTATTAACTTTAGCTGAGATATGTGAAGTTGGCAAGATGTTTATTAACTTTTGCTGAGATATGTGAAGTTGGCAAGATGTTTATTTTCATTCTCTTTGCTGACTCTCTTGTTGATTTAACAAGAAAATCCAAAACGCGGTGAATTCTTCATTTATTTCAGATGttactttatactttttttaatgtatttatgaaTGTGGCAGTAAGaatcatatcaaacaaaatatatcaataggtttacaaacacacacacacattgtgaTGGTAGTGTTAGAGCTTTGATAAACTAGATTGTAAGATAAAATGATTTATATCCTGTTTTTATGATGAGATATTTTTAATCTTTTAGTTATGAATTTGTTAATTTTGATGAGATGGTTTTGATTTAAAGAGGGTATTGAACTAGTGGAGGTGCTTTTTATTCCGTTTATGGACATTGGGCTGCCATAGGGGCAATTATAGAGTTGTTGAAGTCCAAGGCATCAGGTTATAGCTCtactgtctgtggcattttacgtctcgagagacgatcttttccctttgcaacttcttgtgtgactaaagaggccaatccttgatacacagctgcgatcgatggttgggcatatgtaatcaccaggcgccgttgcattttcacccttctttctgcttctgttgtgcatgacatctgcaatccgtgacccttcctttatgctctctctctctatgtggatctatccagtaccacctcttcccagctgccagtgttgattttgaagagcttcatgtcgcgtttgcatacatccgtataacgtaaaagtgggcgaccagcggctctcctgccttctattagatcgccatacagaatgtcttgtggaagtctaCTAAGACTAGGATATCGAGTCTTTTGTGGCTATTAGAAAAAAAGTATCTTTTCATGAATATGTTCAACTTTATTGCAGAAATAACTCTTTTGTGTTACTGGGTCAACTACACGTATTTGTTTTTACTATCCCACGTGTCgtcaaatatttaattaacttgtTGATTCATTAACTCTTATGATTGGgcattgaccccccccccctttctatctctctctctctctcacatacacacacatctatGCTTCTTTCTTGTTTACTTACGAGGAGGCGGACCAAATTGTCCTGGTGGTGCTCCCGCCATGAAGCCTGGTTGACCGGGCATGGGCTGTCCGTACGGGGGCTGTCCAGCGCCGTAGGGTGGTTGGCCGTAAGGCGGCTGTCCGTAGGCAGGCTGGCCCTGGGGTGGTCCATAGCCTGGTTTCATAGGCTGTGCGCCCCCTGGCTGCTCCGACACTGGATGGGACATGACTGTCGAGGACAAAATAACGAACGTAATGGAAAATAATTGTTGTCGTTTTTAAACTGCTGGATTACATCAACACAAACCCACATCGTTGAGCACTCTTTAAACTAGATAGGACAAAACCCAACAGACAGATGTATATCGAGACCAGTCGTTACAGAAAGCCTGAACACTGAACTGCGACCTCGTAGCCTGTGaacagtttagaccaatagctcgttgccacgtcacacgTCGTGACGTCAGACCTGtgaccagggccggccctagcatttgcggggccctatgcgaaacggatcgcgcggggcctagtctgggtagggataagcataatgtcaaaattattatttttttaattagaaaataggcctactttcgtctttgcaataaatttttatcaaatgaaagctcgcaatgcctctttttatttattggcaccccaaaaatgccaatttcgtctatttttcaggagatttgaataaattcaaaaaaaagttcaggactttatcgtatattttgcctttttcatgagatttcctggaggccctggaaaatcaggaggtcgcgaaaatccagttattttatatacgttataatggtttaatttaataatgtacactttgAATTAGCGAGGTGCCTATGAAAGCGcgcgggcccactgcgaccgcataggctgcagtggcctaaggccggccctgcctgTGACGCCGCAACGAgccattggtctaaactgcccacaggtttcgACGCCTAAAAGTCAGTGGTTAGGCCTGCTTAAACGACTTCTCTCGACTATGTACCAGCTATTTGGAAATGTCCCATTAGAATTTATCTGACAAAAGTGGAAATTTAAAACCGAGACAAATCCGTCACCACAGCAGAGGGAAACAAATCATGAAGATTCTACAAATAGCTGTTCTGTCCCGTTTTAGAAGCAGAGTGTCGCAGGAATTATAATTATGTTTCATATGATGTGACAAAATTAAACATGTCCTTGTCTCCACTGTTGATATTGGATTCACATTGCCATCAATTCCAGGTTCATTATAATAGTGCGAGAAACGATCATTGTTTAATAATTTACGGAGTGTTTGTTATACGCTGAAGGGATGACAATGATCGAGCGAACGAgcaaaagagagaagaaagagagagagaagaaagagagagaagaaagagagagagaagaaagagagagaagaaagagagagagaagaaagagagagagaagaaagagagagagaagaaagagagggagaagaaagagagagaggagaaagagagagaagaaagagagagagagaagaaagagatagagaagaaagagatagagaagagagagagagagaagaaagagatatagaagaaagagagagagaagaaagagagaagaagaaagagagagagaagaaagagagagagaagaaagagagaagaagaaagagagagagaagaaagagagaggggagaaagagagagaagaaagagagagagagagagaagaaagagagagagaagaaagagagacagataaAGAAACGGGGAATGTGAGAGAAtgtgagaaagaaaaagagaaagagaaattgagagagagagagagagagagagagagaaagaaaaaatgagaaagtgagagacaaagaggcagagagagacagaggagagaaagagacaaagagggagagagagacagaggagagaaagagacaaagagggagagagagaaagaaagagaaagagaacaatagagagagagaaaaaaagagaaagagaacaagagagagaaagaaagaaggagaaagaaccaaagatagagaggaagaaggcaaaaaaaaaaagaatgaaagagaagGAAGAGAGTAAGGGAAGTGTATGATAAGCCTCCAATAGTGTGAGATTCTCCACTTATCACGTCCTACAAAAACTTGACCCACTGACCCACTTCTTTTAGCAGACGCCTTCAtgcaaaaatattaaaatatagtaGTAGGCAATGATTTGTGTTAAGTAGAAATTttaatggggagggggggggggtatttgaAACAAAGATCCTAATCTCTGTTTTAGCTCCTCTAGACACTTCGAGAAACAGATCTAGATAGAGATATTTGTaagtgtttgttttacatgtttcggattgtccttcagagttgaagatagtttacttcctagtccaaacctcccgcagggcgacgggggatgggagcgggcagggtttgaaccctcgaccatcgataaatccgaacgacagtccagcgcgcaaaccgcacgaccaggcagccatctcgaccaggcagccaaagcttatatcaaatcccTCTGTCAGtttatctggtaaaaagtttagtacacgttatttctctgacacccactctcggatcaagcttAGTCCCTTTTACAGGTCGCCGGTTAAAAGTAACtcgaaacaaataaaacaacataacaatacaaccttctattttcattttaaaaaacattccctagcagagtggttagaacgTCGGTTTAAAGAGGCTTTAGttatgagttcaaattcaggtcattccccccccccccttctttcttgtataattgcttttaaaaagtgattatTCATCCAGATCTCCCATTATTTCTTGCCGCCatgttcccaactggtccagacacgtgataggatcatagcgtagggAGAAAGCTATATGCATGAAATAgcgttaaacaaacaaaaatagtaaaaatatttctaatcgcacagacttattgttgttagtctagatctattacacatttaattccATGACTTATCCAacgaattgatacaattacacttcgtataagctttactttaaaaaaaaaagaatttttagttTATTCTTATTACTTTTGATAATAATCAGTAAAATATCATCAATACTTAAACTTATGTTTAACACGTTTCGGATGATTTTTCAGGATTGGAAGATATTTATAACATCACCTACTGGTGGCAGCGGGAGGACTCGGGCTCTAGACCATCACCATGATATAAATACGTCAGTGCTGCTACCTACACATTTGGCtcagttttttgtttagtaaaaaCATTGGTTGAAAAATGTTTCGGTATTTTGATGTGGTAGAGTCAATGGTCAAGACTTAAACCAAGAGGAGTCCAACATATTTAAGAAGAGGAGGGGCGAGGTGTGGAGTGGGTAGGAGGGATGTTATTACAATTTCTGACCAATGTACCACGTGTTTGTCACAAGTCAAGGTCAGCTCTGACGGGAGAGATCGTCTGCGGTTACACTATGTATTGTGGGCGGAAGTTTCGAGGAGCCGGTTAGAATCTCGTCTCGGGCTAGAGATATCCAACATGTGTTATTAATATCAAATattcttatatatttattaataaaatttacAGACAGATAAATTGATAGAAAggcagacagtcagacagacagatagatagataaatagatagatagattgatagatagatagattgatagatagatagacagacagatagacagatagacagacagacagacagacagatagacagatagatagatagacagacagacagacagacagatagatagatagatagatagatagatagatagatagatagatagatagatagatagatagatagatagatagatagatagatagatagatagatagatatttctTGAGCACAATACGTGAATCCTTCAACGGGGCTGGAGTCATATGTTAAAAACCTATAATCTATATTACATCGGATTGCAAGGATCAATGATAATATACAAAAGCTGTTGCTGTGACCTGAGTTTAGTTTTAAGACGAGTTCAGATATTGTCAACACTGTTAATATTATACAAATATTTGCGTAGCTTGTGAAATTTTCTATTTGATATGAGATTTgcgtcagaaaaaaaaatcaatgaaataaaaatggtaGCTGTCTGTCAAGAAACTTAAATTGACACCGAGAAATGTATTTAACACTAGAGTACTGTGTTGCATTGTATATTTCTTAAGACTACTGTAGAAGTATAATGTGACCAATACAATGTCTAATTCGCCTCAATACCATTCAATAGTGTCTACTGGACACAAGAGAAATAATcccttcactctttctctcctaacagacgataccaacgttgattccaccagaatgtggtaaataattacggagagaaagagttaagacaaCAATGTAGAATGTAAGGAACATACATAGTTACACAGCTGTCTTGCAGGAttcttgtacactttatttctcccacttcccattctcggatcaagttgaaactttgcacaattattcattgttcctacAAAACATGGATCAATCGAAAAAAATTgagcaattagttaattaaatagtggtaattaattttgttagacatcgaaaaaaagttgaaataaatCTTTTGAGATATTTATAAATGTGGGGTTCTTGATATTGATATTCAAATTCGCAAACAATGTCACAACTTTGAGTTGGTGACCAAAGCTAAGATGTCGTGCTAAAGGGGGAAGGGTCGAGCATACTTCCATTTGATTCTTTTATACAGGAAAGTGAAGTTTCtctctcagaccttgcgatctatggggcagatgatattaagttcatctgtttctatggccaacggttaacgagcagggtgctatgtggccagcacaacgaccaaccgcttttactttccccaactaaagtcaggtatccgttagagttgagtggactcaggggcgtcctaagaatcacgaaattcaaaaattccagtctttaccgagattcgaacccaggaccccaggtttggaagtcaagcccttaaccactcagctacaGCGCcacctataggcctatatcttataaatttttatatttattcatcTAATCGTTATACGTTGagatacaaaattatttttaactgaagagcattattttaaattgataagAGCTGCGAAatacaaaaaatagaaaaatgtttaaaatatatagaaatcTATCAGATATCTCTAGTAACGATCATGTAGGAATAAAAAACAACGAAAGCAAACAGACCAATATACCGgacaataaaatacaaccaaAGAAAACAGACCAATATACcggacaataaaaaaataccaaaGCAAATAGACCAATATACcggacaataaaaaaataccaaaGCAAATAGACCAATATACcggacaataaaaaaataccaaaGCAAATAGACCAATATACCGgacaataaaatacaaccaaAGAAAACAGACCAATATACcggacaataaaaaaataccaaaGCAAATAGACCAATATAccggacaataaaaaaaataccaaagcAAATAGACCAATATACCGgacaataaaatacaaccaaAGAAAACAGACCAATATACcggacaataaaaaaataccaaaGCAAATAGACCAATATACcggacaataaaaaaacaaccaaagcaAACAGACCAATATAccggacaataaaaaaaaacaaccaaagcaAACAGACCAATATAccggacaataaaaaaaacaaccaaagcaAACAGACCAATATAccggacaataaaaaaaaacaaccaaagcaAACAGACCAATATAccggacaataaaaaaaacaaccaaagcaAACAGACCAATATAccggacaataaaaaaaataccaaagcAAATAGACCAATATACCGgacaataaaatacaaccaaAGAAAACAGACCAATATACcggacaataaaaaaataccaaaGCAAAAGACCAATATACcggacaataaaaaaacaaccaaagcaAACAGACCAATATAccggacaataaaaaaaacaaccaaagcaAACAGACCAATATAccggacaataaaaaaaaacaaccaaagcaAACAGACCAATATaccggacaaaaaaaaaacaaccaaagcaAACAGACCAATATACcggacaataaaaaaataccaaaGCAAATAGACCAATATACcggacaataaaaaaacaaccaaagcaAACAGACCAATATAccggacaataaaaaaaacaaccaaagcaAACAGACCAATATACCggacaataaaaatacaacCAAAGCAAATAGACCAATATAccggacaataaaaaaaataccaaagcAAATAGACCAATATACCGgacaataaaatacaaccaaAGCAAACAGACCAATATACcggacaataaaaaaataccaaaGCAAATAGACCAATATAccgaacaataaaaaaacaaccaaagcaAACAGACCAATATAccggacaataaaaaaaaccaaccaAAGCAAACAGACCAATATAccggacaataaaaaaaacaaccaaagcaAACAGACCAATATaccagacaataaaaaaaaaaaaccaaagcaaACAGACCAATATAccggacaataaaaaaaacaaccaaagcaAACAGACCAATATAccggacaataaaaaaaataccaaagcAAATAGACCAATATACCGgacaataaaatacaaccaaAGAAAACAGACCAATATACcggacaataaaaaaacaaccaaagcaAACAGACCAATATACcggacaataaaaaaataccaaaGCAAATAGACCAATATACcggacaataaaaaaacaaccaaagcaAACAGACCAATATAccggacaataaaaaaaaacaaccaaagcaAACAGACCAATATACcggacaataaaaaaacaaccaaagcaAACAGACCAATATACCGgacaataaaatacaaccaaAGAAAACAGACCAATATACcggacaataaaaaaataccaaaGCAAATAGACCAATATAccggacaataaaaaaaaaacaaccaaagcaAACAGACCAATATAccggacaataaaaaaaaacaaccaaagcaAACAGACCAATATACcggacaataaaaaaacaaccaaagcaAACAGACCAATAAACTTCAGTTAATTATATACAGAGGTATCTATACATTACATGTATATGTAggtaatgtaggcctatatatatataagcttatCACGAAGTCCTGGGCCCTAAAGCAACATCCGTATCCTCACACACTGAACAACAAGCTGTGCCTCACAATAGGACGTAGACCCACCAGCGAAAGCTTCCAGTGAAATCTACACCTCACTTGATGACGCCATACAATGACAACACAGATGTCAACCGGCGTCTATGACAACAGTAACCAACAGCACATAAACACAGCACGGAGAAAAGCGCACACCACTACCGTGCGCCATTGTGTCGGCTCATCAATATCTAACCACAGCGTGGTTACGTGTGTTTgtggtgtgagtgtgtgtatatacGTTTTAATGTAAGTATGAGTGTTGTGGGAGGGGAATCCACTTCGTTTAAGTTAGTACTTATTCTTCTGTAAAAATCGTTGGAATATCAATGACAAAGTAACGTTACATAATCGTTTCGGCTATGAGAAGGCGATGTCGCGGAGAAATATTGCTGTCGGTTTGtaaataagttaaataagtGTGAGAAACGCGCTTCTTCTTATTCTTTCACTCCGAATCAGAGGCTTCAAGTCATTCCCTACCAATTAAATCTGCCTTTTGTTTATTCTTTTGCTGAAACTATTCATATAGCTATTTACCTACATTTATTCATTGCTGCAGAACCGTAAAATGTGCGCCAATTCTTGTTCTTAATTCGAATTCGAAGTTGCATTTTACCTCTTCTTGTGGACCCCTGATGGACTTCAATTTCCCCGATATTAATTGGAAACGATTGATATCGGCGGTGAGTGTCCATTTAACAAAACGTTATGAGGCTGGAATAACCAAAAAGAGGCTTGagccttcaaaaaaaaagtcacaccTTGATGAGgatgtcacccggtgcggcaCGCATAGTTCAAAACCACTAGCGACGCCACTGCTGCTAATATCCTTTCAACCAAAACAAGCGAATCTTGTGTTGCAAGCTAGAATAGCTGGTTAATTAGcagccattttttaaattaaaaactaagaGTATCAATTGTTGAAGTGTAAAAGCACCAGTCTTCTCCCTGGGCTCTCGTCTGCTTCAAACAGCGTAGTGATATGATGCCGAACTATTTTCTGATTCAGGCTCTCATCTGCTTCAAACAGCGTAGGGATATGATGCCGAACTATTTTCTGATTCAGGCTTTCGTCTGCTTCAAACAGTGTAGGGATATGATGCCGAACTATTTTCTTAATAAGGCTCATGTCTGCTTCAAGCAGCGTAGGGATATGATGCCGAACTATTTTCTGATTCAGGCTCTCTTTTACTTTAAACAGCTTTAGGATCTGATGTCGAATTATTTTCCGGAACATAAATTTCCAGCATCCAGTCCACTGCCGCATCATCGCGAAAAAAATCCGTAAAGGCGAACTTCTGATGATTTATTATGCAGAGGCGGCATTAGGGGGATGGCAAGTGGGGCAAGGACCCCATAACCCGCGCCTAACGAGGGATACCTGcgataaagagaatcttttATTACCGTCAGCTTATCGTACAAATAAATATTCGTGGCCCTGATATGACAATCACCCAGGGCTTCGCGCaatgctaaggccgcctctgtaTTGTGCACTGTAAGGGGAGTTAATTCGATTGGACGGCTAGCACCGCGTCACGGATCAGATGTGGCACACGGGCcgtaggttgggcatcactgttataAGGGATACAAGATTCCGAAACTGTAATTGTTTAGGCTACTGTCAACGAAGACAGACTAAAACTTTATGATCAAATCAAATGGTCATCAGgtcttgcaaagaccttccttcatagaacagtaccagggaaaagaagaagagacacgcagagaaagcgatgggaagacaacgtaaaatcatggaaatgagattctatccaagacaaaagacagagaggaatggagaatgaCTGTCAACAGATCATGCGTGGTGCCCCGAAGGTTCAACAGACTATATGATAAGTGAAGGACCGTGAAGGTGATTTGTTGAGGATCTGACGTAATAGTCACTTCTCacttaatattaatttgttatttttgtctttttttttttgtcgttgttTTTAAGCCCCGCCCATCatcttatatattaaaattagcACATGAAATAGACATAATGCATCATTTCATTTCGAGCAGATGCAATAAACTTTTTTGGAGTACCAGGACCGGCCTTTGGTAATTGGAGGCCACAGGCCATAGtagacccccccacacacacacacacgaatcATACATATTTCATGCCTAGGTTAGTGCGATTCTCCCTAGGTCTCATTTACATTTGTGTTCACATTAGCTTTGTCCCTCGGGCGCTCAAATTGCATTGAACGTC is a genomic window containing:
- the LOC106074696 gene encoding phospholipid scramblase 2-like isoform X2 — its product is MSHPVSEQPGGAQPMKPGYGPPQGQPAYGQPPYGQPPYGAGQPPYGQPMPGQPGFMAGAPPGQFGPPPQVWMPAIQSAPNCPKGLEYLTQLDQVLIKQEVHMLEVMLNWECNNKYKIVNNQGQQCYYAFEKSNACARQFCGARRGFKIHVADNAKEKIFTIKRPFKCFGGCNWCAGLRCVQDEVSVYGKDGTQYGYVRQACSFWKPHYTVLDHNKDPQFEIWGPCCPCTVCNQNIEFPVRKFGTETVVANITKQWSGLFQEYFTDADNFGISFPMDLDAKMKATLMGCVFLIDFMYFENNQQNQNHHHHF